From one Perca flavescens isolate YP-PL-M2 chromosome 4, PFLA_1.0, whole genome shotgun sequence genomic stretch:
- the LOC114553546 gene encoding zinc finger E-box-binding homeobox 2: protein MMTEESRGKRRKQANPRRNRVDAEQVSSLGSEGKDEVGLWCLEPQECQESLDKTSLTPSEGTEEPGSPARSTRPHSLSLSPSSRNYWPQVEQVEQEAEAAEDTTAASATDREGDQEPLRMYCKNSDSPNAFEDLAHYEFLAQLRKASTSTSVLDQLNHNGTAAVYHLGSRHDELPPAIWSPGAQHCSPEGADTDRSQQACPFCHRMYQRGASLRDHIKYCQEREGGHMVCPLCGYTATLRAQMERHLALHNQVQDKVSLDQGIETRKFKCLQCGKAFKYKHHLKEHLRIHSGEKPYECSNCKKRFSHSGSYSSHLSSKKCLSGGGNGNTGGASCAFNGHSQSSYHHSFPTSPSAGVGRKSTDKGSPLASQIQDHTGPLRRIAEDPHQLSLQDANHNPAGFTRASDLARLWDPSAEVSLRASILKGTTLLPYLHSGTKFEQMLQEMLHREVKKDENMDRGGAAAMEERKVIYNGGGPDKKVSPDGRREAVRSGDGERGVLGVTCRWCSQLFPNVAVLLQHERYLCKMNRDAVEVPEGLRSKDHPSPPLFFPRSALQAENSKPSEVTNGLSVNKSPLQKPSWHSIPQQLLVAMHSPPQPHHGALSPRAYWSVQEKGSPRQLINHSPEMSSPRVRRRVPSSGFGSPVCMDLTSCPPELTSPQNQTSSPWSAQNEPLDLSLPKQLSDNEGRNKTVNGNSAKGERREHRTQQLRRPSPTSHFPLHHHPVYSGAAAPMFPGSLYSGFPIFNQSGLGLSGHDGISAIPFSQQANSPGFLSPMAYMMDADTEVTMKKIHQERQALMDEVLSRGALDYLSLMDEGLEGEGGPGRKRLKKTDEGLYACDICEKTFQKSSSLLRHKYEHTGKRPHECKICNKAFKHKHHLIEHSRLHSGEKPYQCDKCGKRFSHSGSYSQHMNHRYAYCSKDQDPDQDHEEMPLTPVAGGNFRGHLANETPLSMEDSQTAHSFLSDSSLDGATEALKEDEEEEDKEARVSDSHVGVAHASLSGAAEELGGSPIQGSPTGENGVQNGYDVENHIDTAERQFWGRDTEDQNGKKCELSLDLTDLPRIKT from the exons TGGATGCTGAGCAAGTGAGTTCACTGGGATCTGAGGGGAAGGATGAAGTGGGCCTGTGGTGCCTGGAGCCCCAGGAATGCCAGGAGAGCCTGGACAAGACAAGCCTGACACCTAGCGAGGGGACAGAGGAGCCTGGAAGCCCTGCTCGCTCCACGCGGCCGCACAGCCTTAGCCTCAGCCCCAGTAGCAGGAACTACTGGCCGCAGGTGGAGCAGGTGGAGCAGGAGGCCGAAGCCGCAGAAGACACCACCGCCGCATCCGCCACTGACAGGGAGGGAGACCAGGAACCATTGAGGATGTACT GTAAGAACTCAGACTCTCCGAATGCCTTTGAGGACCTGGCCCACTATGAATTTCTGGCCCAGTTGAGGAAGGCCTCTACCTCAACCAGTGTCTTGGACCAACTGAACCACAATGGCACGGCAGCGGTTTATCACCTGGGCAGCAGACACGACGAGCTGCCACCTGCCATCTGGTCACCAGGAGCTCAGCACTGCTCACCTGAGGGAGCAG ACACGGATCGGAGCCAGCAGGCCTGTCCATTCTGCCACAGGATGTATCAGCGAGGAGCCTCTTTGAGGGACCACATCAAGTACTGtcaggagagggaggggggccaCATGGTCTGTCCGCTCTGTGGATACACTGCCACCCTTAGGGCACAGATGGAGCGGCACCTGGCACTTCACAACCAAGTGCAGGACAAGGTGAG TTTGGATCAAGGCATTGAGACCAGGAAGTTCAAATGTCTGCAGTGTGGGAAAGCGTTCAAGTACAAACACCACCTCAAAGAGCATCTCCGCATCCACAGCG GTGAGAAACCTTACGAGTGCTCCAACTGCAAGAAACGTTTCTCTCATTCTGGCTCCTACAGCTCCCACTTAAGCAGCAAAAAGTGCCTGAGTGGTGGAGGAAATGGAAACACAGGAGGAGCCAGTTGTGCATTTAATGGACATAGCCAAAGCTCCTACCACCACTCATTTCCAACATCTCCCTCTGCAGGCGTGGGGAGAAAAAGTACCGACAAGGGCTCTCCGTTGGCTTCACAGATCCAAGATCATACTGGGCCTCTACGTCGAATAGCAGAGGATCCTCACCAGCTTTCACTGCAGGACGCCAACCACAACCCCGCAGGCTTCACCAGAGCGTCAGACTTGGCTCGGCTTTGGGACCCCTCGGCAGAGGTCTCTCTGAGGGCCAGTATACTAAAAGGGACCACCCTGCTGCCTTATCTGCACTCTGGGACCAAGTTTGAACAGATGCTGCAGGAGATGCTTCACAGGGAGGTGAAGAAAGATGAGAATATGGACAGAGGAGGAGCAGCTGCAATGGAGGAAAGGAAGGTGATTTACAACGGAGGAGGGCCTGACAAGAAGGTGTCGCCTGACGGGAGAAGAGAGGCAGTGAGGTCAGGTGATGGGGAGAGAGGTGTGCTTGGGGTGACGTGTCGTTGGTGCTCCCAGCTTTTCCCCAACGTGGCGGTGCTCCTGCAGCATGAGCGATACCTCTGTAAAATGAACCGAGATGCAGTGGAGGTGCCTGAGGGTCTTCGCAGCAAAGACCACCCCTCGCCACCTTTATTTTTTCCCAGATCTGCTCTCCAAGCGGAGAACAGCAAACCGAGTGAGGTAACCAACGGGCTCTCCGTAAACAAGTCACCATTGCAGAAGCCCAGCTGGCACTCTATACCGCAGCAGCTTTTGGTCGCAATGCACTCTCCCCCACAGCCCCACCATGGTGCCCTGTCCCCACGAGCATACTGGTCCGTCCAGGAAAAGGGAAGTCCAAGGCAACTCATCAACCACTCCCCAGAGATGTCGTCACCTCGAGTTAGAAGAAGGGTTCCCTCTTCAGGATTTGGTTCTCCGGTCTGCATGGACCTCACCAGCTGTCCTCCTGAACTGACCTCCCCTCAGAACCAGACCAGCAGCCCTTGGTCTGCACAGAACGAGCCTCTGGACCTCTCCTTGCCCAAGCAGCTCTCAGACAACGAAGGGAGAAACAAAACTGTAAACGGAAACTCAGccaaaggagagaggagagagcacaGGACCCAGCAGCTTAGGAGACCAAGTCCAACTTCACATTTCCCCCTTCACCACCACCCGGTCTACAGTGGGGCCGCAGCTCCTATGTTTCCAGGTTCCTTATATAGTGGCTTTCCTATCTTCAACCAGTCTGGTTTAGGGCTTTCAGGACATGACGGCATCTCAGCGATTCCATTCAGCCAGCAAGCTAATAGCCCTGGGTTTCTCTCTCCTATGGCTTACATGATGGACGCAGACACAGAGGTGACGATGAAAAAGATCCACCAGGAGAGACAAGCTCTTATG GATGAGGTATTAAGCCGTGGAGCTCTAGACTACCTCTCTCTTATGGATGAAGGActggagggagaaggaggaccAGGGAGGAAAAGACTAAAGAAGACTGATGAGGGTCTTTACGCTTGTGACATTTGTGAAAAAACCTTTCAGAAGAGCAGCTCTCTGCTCCGACACAAATACGAGCACACAG GTAAACGTCCTCACGAGTGCAAGATCTGCAACAAGGCCTTCAAGCATAAGCACCATCTGATTGAGCACAGCCGGCTGCACTCTGGAGAGAAACCCTACCAATGTGACAAGTGTGGCAAACGCTTCTCTCACTCCGGCTCGTACTCCCAGCACATGAACCACCGCTACGCCTACTGCAGCAAAGACCAGGATCCAGACCAAGACCACGAGGAGATGCCTCTCACTCCAGTGGCAGGCGGCAATTTCCGGGGCCACCTCGCCAACGAGACCCCTCTGTCCATGGAGGATAGCCAAACTGCGCACTCCTTCCTCAGTGATTCCAGTCTGGATGGAGCTACAGAGGCCCTGAAGGaggacgaagaggaggaggataaaGAGGCACGAGTTAGTGATAGTCATGTAGGAGTGGCACATGCAAGTTTGTCAGGGGCAGCAGAGGAGCTGGGAGGTAGCCCCATCCAAGGATCACCTACAGGGGAGAATGGAGTGCAAAATGGTTACGATGTGGAAAACCATATTGACACTGCAGAAAGACAATTCTGGGGCCGAGACACTGAGGACCAGAatggaaaaaaatgtgaacTGAGCCTGGATTTAACAGATTTACCCAGAATAAAAACTTAA